tctaagttttttttaacaaagcacGGCAGGAGTTTATGAGTTAATCTTTCTCAAATTGAGAACGGACTGTGTTTAATAGTCAGATGTTATACCATCACTATCAGACTGCCATCTCAGCAGGATTAACATTATTAACATGGAGTCAGATAGCATGGATATTAGCAGGGGTAGCCACAGCTGTCACTCCAACTTGAGCTCCTCTTGTGCATTAAGCAGCTGAGGAGTTTATTCATGGACAAACTGTGAGCTGTGCAAGTTGAAAATATTCCCTCCTTTTAAAGTTTACTATGTCAAATTACTCATTGATTCACTCATCTACAGAAATCCATATTTTAAATGCTTATGGCAAATATTGGTGTGTGTGGCATTTAATCTTATCAATtaatctaaaataaaattagaaaagatgttttaatcGCCTGACAGCTGCGGTTCTGACACTTTACCCACCCAGAAGCATATCCCATCATGTCAGCAGCATCAGGGAGGAAATGATTTCATGCTGCCAGTCACACTAGGATGATTCATAGTCATACTCACAGTGTTGGTGATAAACGGATGTATGTTTTGCATTACCGAAGCTTTCTGTTCCTCAAATGTGAATCTATGAAGTAAGAATAGAATACCCAAAAGTCTTTTGGGGAAAACATCATGAATATAGAGTTTCCTCTTCACAGACTTATTTTTAGgacattttatgcttttattagCTACACAACATGACATTCCTTCTACCCATCTTCCCAGAAGACTCCCCATTTTCATTGCCCTCCCCTGGTTTCCCTCCTTGGTCTTCTGAATTTCTCCCGActaatgacacattttcatccattttagTCATCTCAACCTGTTTCTGGCACTATGTGGTCTGTAGTCTACTGTGCTGTTGCATCTTGTCCTCCTCAGTGActgtgaaacagacagagaaatggagagagaaatCCTGTCTCTCACTTacagttttaaagaaaagggccatgtattttttcatcaaacacGGGATCGTACCAACTGACACGCATAGAGCAGAGGGATGCACAGACTCTCTGAAGGCCAGGGgccaaaaatgaataaatgcaaacTGTTGGACACTACAGAGGAGCGATTTATCCTGCATTGTTTCTTgagaattaaatcaaatcaaatgaaatcagttttatttatacagcccaaAGTGACAATCACATTGACAATCATATAATTAAtatttcagtgtcatttttattgcgttttttttttttttcatttttaaaaatcatcagaATGCAGGAAACAAAGTCTCTGAAACAAAAAGTTTTTCTTGGGGAGGACCTGGAGACCCCTGGAAGCAGGGACACTGCAGTGCAAGGAGGACACTGgacagctccttcagcaacaggcTGCTTCACCctgagtgtgtgaaggagcgataacacaggtccttccttcctgctgctgttagtacaaccagcactgctcctagaacacacacacacacacacacacacacacacacacacacacacacacacacacacacacacacacacgcatacacaaacACGTGCGCACACCAAATCGACTTCCAACTGTGAAATCGTTTTTCAACGTTCAGTATTTGCTTCTTATaaatattgttcattttgtgtAGAGTGCTCTTTTACTTTTATATGTTTGAGTTATTTGTAAGTACTGTTTTGATGCTctccatgttttgtgtgtgcgtgtgtgtgcaacaCGTACACAGTGCAACAGTATGGCTGATTGATGTGTTTGAAATAGTTTGTAGAAACtggtggagaagaagaggaagaggtcaGGCTTTGCTTCACAGACAGTACTTTCTGGCAGGATGCTTTCACTGGTGGTGTGGGGCATTTCACGAGATTTCCTGACAGTTATGCAGGgaacactgaaaatgattgTCTCCAGGTTTATAAATAAGCCCGCACTCCCTGCAGATCCCTGGTGTGACTCATCCTTTGAGACCAAGGCATTTGTCCGAGCCCTCCAACTCTACCGACAGGACAAAGGATGCTATGAATCCTGGGAAATGCTGCTTGGAACGAAAGAAAAagtaagcaaacacacacacacatatacacacacacacagtctgttgtTGCTCGTCCACCTACTGatgacactgtgtttgtgtgcgtagGTCCTGGCCTCCCAGGTGATGGAGGAagtgttgccatggttacagaGTCAGCTTCAATCCAGAGTGAAGGGCAAGAAGACTGAAAGGATACGGCAGTGGCTGGCAGTGAGTTAAACACAGCATGGGAGGGGTGTGACAAGAACACAGTGCTGGAGTCCATCATCAGCTCGGCCTCTCAAACGTTAGCAAACTGCGTGCTGAGTGACAGCTGGGCTCAGTCTACATGGTTTTATCAGTCATAGTTACACGCGGACCCTGTCTTTCCTGTTGTTGGGTCATTTATATACGCTGTGTTAGTCTAAATGTTGACATTCTGGTAATGTTTGTCTGGTAGAAAGTATTTCAGAGAGTGGTTACGTCAGTCACGTGTCCAAAAGCTGTTCACTCATTACTGGATGCATCcactatttttgacttttttccaaAGGTTCTGGTATTTCCATGAAttgaaaatgtgcattcatACAGGACATCAGGACATACAGAGACATCCTTGATGAAAGGCTCCTGCATCAAATCAGCCCGATAATAAAGTGAATTGAATCAATCTAAGAATAGTTGGGAGAACAAGaaactaatcaatatttttgtatCTAATCATAAAGCaaggtctgtctgtctgtctgtccactagtcacatatttctgtttgttgctgaggGTCCATAGAAGTGCAATGTCAAATTTGGTGGAATTTAGAGATTTAGAGATGTtcaatatcaaacatttttgtgaatcaacagtgagctctgctctgagcagcagcagggccgtGGCTTTAGCACTTTACattcatggctctgcagactgaagcttaCACTGAGGGAGCTTTGTgttgcagaaagaaagaaagaaacttgaCAGAATGACTTCCCTCCAATCTTTAAGATGCACACGCTACAAGATTTTAGTGACGGGTCCCGTGTTGTAATTCTGACATCTCTGAATTCTGCATCACTTGTGAGAATTTAGATGTGACTCTCAGAacatcatttctttctctctctgctgctttaaaatgttttccaccTTGTGTGAAATTCACTGAGGCTCAGTCTTGTGTTACTATAATGTGCTTATGCATGTACAGACGGTGCAGGCTACATACACTTTGGTGCTGGAACAACTCACTGCAAGTCTGGAGGCTCTGCGGGAGGAGTGTCATCAGACAGCATCAGCCAATCAGGCACTGATCAGATCCAACCTGGACCAGATAATGTCCTCTCACTGCTTCCTGGAGGAGAAAGTCCGAGGTGCGGCATGTTGATCGTTCGCCCCTCAAGTCTGAACATATCTGGAAAATATGTTAATGTGAATGTCTGTTTCTAAAGGTGCTGTTAACTCAATATCTGCGGCTATAATTTCAGTTTCCTGTCTGGCACATTCAAGTCCTCCAGTCACTGATAAgcattttttgtaaatatgtgtgtcTTCCAGAGAGTATCTGTGGAGACGCAGAGAAAGTGTGCGGTGAGTGTGTAGCACCCTACATGTCCTCCATCCTTGAAGCGCTCACCGAACACATCAGTGCTGGGATTCAGGGCATGCAGCACACAttgcacacacagatggactCAGCCTTCACACACACCAATGGAGGAACACCAGAGACAAAGAAGGTGAGAGAGACGTGTGTGTCGTCTGTGTGTCTATTCTTGAGAAAGGATGACTTCTTCTGCAAACTTTAGCTTGCAATGCACCATGTGCCAACTTATATTAGTCATGATTAGGGATGTAAAACTCACAGAATTTAGTGCTATCAGAACTGGGATGATATCTACCAGCatatcacatttttatattgatCATAAAGCTCATGGTTCTGATGAGGCAGATCAGTATAAATGCATTCTAAGATCTCTGCTCgtcactgtgttgctgtgtttgaacagcagagggTGTTTTCATACTGCTCAACATGACAGCCAGCTGTCCACCCATTGCCACACCCTCCTGGGTGCCCTGGTACCCCTGCTGGAtaccagagggagggagggagggactaGCTTCTGGCTGCCAGATTCTTGCTCCAGATGGCACTAGAGGCATTACGTTTTTGTGTTGTCCGCCCATCCATCCGTCCCATTCTTGCCAACACAATATTTCAAGAACGCATTTGGCCTTAGCTCAAGAATTCATATAATTAccattacattttacacaaatatcTAATAGGATAAGATGACAAATTTATGACATTCGATATCCAAAAGGTCAGAAGTTAAATGCATTGTGAAATCATTATATTCTGCACTGAATTTTCAGGCTATTATTCAATGCCTCAACTCTGGAAGAGCAACTTGACTGGGGCACAGGAGCATATAACCGTGATGATGTAATTCTAGGTTTGCAGTTGTCCACAGTCCAATCATTCACTGCCAGTTACAATTCATGGACATGCTTTGCAGATATTTAGGTCATGGCTGGctacttttattttaccatGGAGGGAACGCTGATGTACCtcaagtaaaattaaaaacagacacaaataatACCTGTGAACACGTGATTTATTATAAAAGGACATTGTTAAAgtcatcttttttaaaaaatatcgTGATAAATATATCGTGGACAATTTATGAGACGATATTGTACCCTGAGGTTTTTGTATCGTTACATCCATAGTCATCACATTAAGCACATTAAGTGTAGTAGTTTGGTTTAAGCtcctgattgtgtgtttttgtgtgtgttctccaggCTTTGTCGACGCTTCGCTCCATCAGTCTGGATCAGAGCTACAGGCAGGTGGAGAACCTGACAGAGAAAGTTGAAGGCTTAAAACAGCGGTTTGGATTGAGCAGCACCCAGAAGCTGGTTCACTCTGCGCATCTGGAGATGGAGAAGGTACGAAACAGTGTCGGAGGTTCATTCATGGCTTTCAGCTGGCACAGTGCAACGTCTAATACAGCCAAGGCCTCCAAAGGACccaaagtaaattaaaatgagGTCAAACAATCCCCCAATTTTCATCACAGATGCACAGTGTTTGTCTCTTGCATCTTCCAGCTGTTGGACAGTGCTGTGTACACCTTAGAGCTCTTCCTCCAATCATCAACCAGACTACAGCCTTCTCAGAAACCCGTCAGGATGGATCGAGCTAAAGAAAGAGTCCTGAAGGTAAATAAATGACAGCACACAACAGAGATACATGTGACATTGCCTGACATACATACTGCATATAGATAGCTGTTCACAAATGTATTGTTCTAGAAAATGTccataaaaatgttcaaaagtgATGATGGCATTAGGACTTAGGagtaaaaagtgtgtgtgtgtgtgtgtgtgtgtgtgtgtgtgtgtgtgtgtgtgtgtgtgtgtgtgtgtgtgtgtgtgtgtgtgtgagcagcagctggactATGACAGCAGAGTCGTCCAGAGGAGGCTCTATCAGGAAGCTTTACAGGAGATCACTCTGCCTGCTCTGACCAGGAGGATGGACAGCAAGTGGAAAACAGTGGGTCAAACACAGTCTGTCCCACCATGTGCACACGTTTATACACCGTCACTGCAGTGTGACACGAAGACAGTATGACTTAACAGAGCATTCCGTGCGTTTTCTgtccaggagctgcagcagtttgaacAGTACATCTTCTCGGACTACAGCAGTTTTATCCTGGTTCATAACATCTATGATGATGTTCTGAGAAACCTCCTCAGTAAGGAGATAGACACAGGTAAACAAcaacacgcaaacacacacacacactcatgttgtCGTTACTTGTAGGGACTTGACCTAGACTTACATTTATTTCCTGACGCCTTATCAAGTCTTCATCCTGAAAACTTAATGATGTATTAAATGGGGTCTACCATCCTGGTCCCCACTGAGAAAGTAGAGAGAATGCTGGTTTTGAACCGTCTCAAGTCCCAGTTGTAAAGGGAGACACATATCAACAAGACATGAGTGTGATTCATTAGGTGAATGACCAAGCTGTCTATTGTATGCTTAAGTaagtaagaaaaataacatctaATGGAAGGCAGCTATCTGATCCAAACTTCTAACTCTGGCTTTTCCCTCTGCTCAGCTCTCCAGGATGCTACAAGTAAGAAGAGCAACAATCTCTTATTAGACACCTCTGATCTGGCCATCAGTCAGTACAGTCTGCTGGGGCAGACACCTCCTCGCTCTTCACCAGGAAGCCCAGCCATTCACGCTCGAGACTCCACCTCAGCAGCACCCAGTGAGGAGCCTGCTCctgtggtggtggagggaggtcAGACAGCCACAGCTCTGCAGAGCGACCCAGAAGTTAGTGAAGGTGCCAAATCTGACATCGGTACCACTCAAAACTCTGACCAGAGCGTAGTGTGTCCATCTCCCGGGATCGTTGTGACACAGCAGGCTGATGAACCATCGACAGAGGAGGAGTCCTGCTTCGAGGAAACCCAAGAAGAAGTCCAGCCTGAAACTGACGCACCATCAGCTATAGCTGACACAACGGACCCCGACGCAGGACAGGAAGTTGGTACACCCGATGCATCTGTTGACCCAGAATCCTCTAATCCCATCCCAGACTCTCCCACTCCGTCCTCGCCACCGTCCACAGATGTTCCAGCTGAATgtgcacaaaatgacaaatctgCAGCACCTGAAAACTGTGCCGCACCTGACCGTTCAACCTCGGATCAAGAAACAGAAGGCGTAACTGATCAGCACATCTGCGCCTCATCAACACCCCCTCCTTGTACAGACGGTCCAATGAAAATGAGCCTCGGGTCACTCAGCGAGGCCATTGGTTCTGACGCCTCGAAACCTCCTGTAATGCAAACAGTGCCGACCACTGACAGAGCTGTGTATTTGACAGGAGAAATGAAGGACAactgggaggtggagagggtaagagaggagaaacaaagagaggcagTAGAGGACGAAGAGGTAGACGAGAAaatcaaagaagagaaagtagagacagagacaggagaggggaaagaagaagagctaGAGGGGGGGAGAGCTGAAGGGCAAATGGGAAGTAAAGCCCCTACAGGAGGTGAGCCTGATGATGACGGCTGCCCATCCCCCGGATCTCCAGCAGAGAGCGCCACCTGCTTAACCACCGAGCAGAGAGAGCCTGAGGAGAACGTAGATGATGAAGGGAAAGGTGGCGAGCTTCAGACcgagcaaagaaaagaagatgaggaggaagcggaggagaGAGATCATACGGAAcaagaagagagaacagagggagaggaggaggaggaggaggttccTCAAAGCCCTCAGACAATGGTACTGCAGCCAGAGAGTgcagctgagcttccactggacAGTGTGGCTCTCATCAGAGAACTTGTGACTGAGATCACTGAAGTGGAGACAGTGATCAGCCCCTGTACCGACCGAAGCCACACCCCCTGACAGACACGTGGCCACATCCACATCCAAAGGGCAGCGGTGAACAAAAGAACAACCTATGATCATAATTATGTACTAGTTTGAAGAAGGAACATTTAGTTTGTACATtataaaagtaacattttaaaagctacaGCTAATTTTTTACTTCTGCtgttaacattttctgtttttctgcgaACACTGAAATGGACAACATGACCCCATAAAGCTGcattcactctttttttttgccatttggCCAACACCAACCTATTGCCACAGTTATGATATGTTGATGTAGCTAATGCGCTACCAAACAGTTGTCCATTTACACATACAGTCTAGCGACTGCTAGGACTAGGacttggtctataaaatgttagaaaacagtgaaaaacatcaATCAGGGTCTCTCAAAACCCCAGATGACGTCCTTAAggtgcttgttttgtccacaactcaaaGACGTTCAGTTTACAGTCATACAGGATGAAAGAAACCTGCAAATATagaattctgtttttcttcagaaaaagaaaaacctacTCAAACCAACTGATTGATTATATAAATAGAACTCCAACTTTACACACCATAGGAGTCTGTAGCCCATCAGCGGCTAACTACCTCTTCTCCAGCTGGTTTCAACGTATTTATTGTTCCAAGTGATTCTTCTCGGGGACTTTTAGCCATTATTTTGACAGGGCAGCTAGTAATGTCAGACAGGAAAGAGGTAGAGACAGGGAGAAGACTTCTAGTAAAGACTTGGCTGGGCCACTGATGAGGACTCAGCCTACATCACGGGGCAGCCGCAGCACCAAGTGAACCATCCGAGGATTAGATCATTTTCTCttattaacaaataaaaaaaaagacaaactgattaattgacCATCAAAATAGTGCTGATAAATGTCTAGTTGACAGTTAATCGATAAATAGTCGCAGCTCTACAGCAAATCTGAGTCAATATCCACTTTTCTTGTATCTCTAGTTTGATCTCCACTAAATCTCTTGAGCTGCTAAATGCTCAGCATGTTCACCAGTGTTCTGGCTGTTCTGATGTAGAGTTGCTTGATAAGAGATGACCCTGAAAACAAGGCCCTGCTGGTGACTGATATAATGGTGATGAGCGCACGGACAGTGGACCAAGCTGTGAACTGCAAAGCCGAAACCATGAGCTCAGAGACGATATGAAGCTGATTTCACACTATTCCACCAAACAACAATCCGTAGAACAGCACTGATACAGCAGTGTGCTGGGCAAGAACGCAAGCTGGTCGCTGATGTAAACATTACTGCTTTCAATATATTTAGAAGAATTAACAAATGCTTTGGGGTAATATTGATAATCTAATGTTTTTGAATACAGACTTTTTTAATTACTGAAATGTGCATGTTGATAAATTGTCACATAATCACAGTgtttaatgacagaattttggagatatgtacattttttttttttaaccttttctgCTTCCTTTATTGAGACATACATGTCTTTGTCCAGACTGATTAAAGTTAATTTACTATGAAAAACACCTTGGATGGTAACGCTGCATGTTGCATTCTATACTAGAATATTGTCAAACCAAACCAAAGGAAGTACACACAAAGTATTTGTCAGCCTGAAAAtagacaacattttaaagtaaaaaactgaaagcaaacaaaactgtatttgtATTAGAAAACTCCACAGGATGTCCACAACATCGTGTAGTTGTGAACACagtatgattttaaaaacagtcgTAGGTTGTATGAAACgtgaaatctttattttgtttttattgaagaaCCTGAGGATGAGCAACGAGAGAGATGGAGCATATCTACAGTCCAGTACTTGCTTCGGTTTACAGTGTGTTATTAGGTAGCAGTAAAATGagctaaaaaaacagaaacatatacACAGAGTaacaataaattacaataaaaaaaacatagccATGCAAATACTAACTAAATGTGCAAATATGCCTAGAAATAATACAGTATGTAGTTAATTGTCAGTGTCCAGCAAGTTACAGTATGTGACCCTCCTTTTCATATGTAGTCTAGTCAATTGCACAgaatattattgttttaagaAAATTAACTATCCTGCTCTGATTCACACGGAAACATGCAGGCATGGAGCTCCTCTGTGGTGTAGCAGTAAGTGCCATGCTAAAGGAAACATCAATGTGTTCCATTAAACAATCTAGTCATAGTCTGTGGCGCTTTTTTAACCTCTAGCAGTTGTAAGTTAGTGCACTAATGTTCTTGCATTAACCCTCCACTCTCTAAGAATATACGGTAAACAAtgatacattaaaaacagtggCTACTGCAGGAAACTGGTGTGACTGAAGACTTCCTGACCCAACAGACACATTGAGCCCTCATGGTGCAGGTCTCCGGATGTGCCATGCACAACTGAGGTTTTGCAGAATAATGTCACTGCCCTCTCTTTCCGACTGAcatgcacaaaagaaaagttCTCACCCAGTCGCTTAGATTTCCAAATGTGGACGGTTATCAAACAGTGTTGAGCCATGTTTCCAGCAAGCAGTCCAGATCAGCTCGttacacagaaaaaagggcattcttgtgttttcaggggTCAAACTTGTGAATCCACCAATAGGACTTTCCTTGCAAGTCTGCTGGATTTGTATGATCATGCGAATCCATAACGCCAGGCTTCAAGTAATGCGCTTGTGGCTGAACACACAATAGTTcgatcagcagctgctgctagctgctacaTGTGTCGGCAGTGATTTCCTGCAGGTAGAGTTGACATGGTTAGTGTGAATGCCTCATTTTAAAAGGATGCTGCACTCAGTGTTGTTTAAGGACAGGAAGAGTATCAGGGGTGTATAGTGGCAGGTCAGTAACATGCTGTCTATCCAGTTGGACAAGGAGGGCTAACTTGTTCTGAACTGACAGACTTTCTACCTCTCTTGTCACTGAATTAAACATAATACTGCTATGGTTCAACATCAGGAAAACATCTACAGTGGTGGCCACACAGAATGACCAGACTCATATGCTACACAAGACTGCAGCGTTTCAAGCCTCAACTTAGAGAAAACGGTCCTTCGGCCGCTTTCACACTGGATTTGGATTTGAGGACTGCaaagacagtgaaaaataagCAGCGGTTTTCCGGCACCCTCCATCATTGGTCTTGAATTTTACTTTATGCCCATACATCAATGGGGCTTGGGCATTTCAACTAACCTGCCAGTGTGAAAGTACCCCAAGTTACGAGCCACACCACCAACAATGTTCCTATTTTACAGTGACATAAACAGAAGAAACTACGTACATGAAAGTAGTGCACCGATCTTGGCAAACTGGTGGATCTCAAACCATTCAACACTGGGATGTTAGGGACACATTTGACTAATTTGAAGAGATGAATTTAAAGAGGCAAAAAATATTGGAAAGACATGCAAAATGTAGCAACATCAGTCTGTTCACATGCTTTAAATTACTTGCTGACCCACTGGGACCTCATCAGTAAGAAGACTGTAACCAGCAGGCGAGGAAGACTTAACCACTCATCTATTTATCATCATGGTGACTGAATGGAAGTGCACTTTGCTTAATGACTAGTTAAAAGTCTGCAGTGGTAGTGTGTCAATCCTTATCAGTATTTTGTATTCCAGCATTAGTGGTCATTATTTTACCAACAATATCAATGTGATGCCTTTAATCACGATGGATTCCAGCAGTGAAGATTCAGAAGTGGACGTGCATGATGGAGACGGGGAATGGAGCGAAGATGACACTTTATAAACgatgtgtgtgtctatgagtACTGATAGAAGGGTTGTTCATCAGGTCTGAAGCCATAGGCAGTAGCCGGTCGTCCAGGTGATGAGCTGGTCTGGTCAAAG
Above is a window of Acanthopagrus latus isolate v.2019 chromosome 21, fAcaLat1.1, whole genome shotgun sequence DNA encoding:
- the LOC119011700 gene encoding protein Niban 1-like, which translates into the protein MGASSSGLLDEAKITNIKGLVDSTYQGFSVFYRQQYSAAYFRHLHQEVEPKKEGRGLLLTSGPQYVPEDVLYQGCVKFSCWYEQGKKFRERYIVLRRDCKVEIHENMETFRRGCAAKLVLQTAGGRVFTTEEESRALLEQTCAGVLNEVKDDSSSVASSPDVFAVYLHLPYTGHTCFLFQQEEERDHFLSALKTCIRHGNLDPWCDSSFETKAFVRALQLYRQDKGCYESWEMLLGTKEKVLASQVMEEVLPWLQSQLQSRVKGKKTERIRQWLATVQATYTLVLEQLTASLEALREECHQTASANQALIRSNLDQIMSSHCFLEEKVRESICGDAEKVCGECVAPYMSSILEALTEHISAGIQGMQHTLHTQMDSAFTHTNGGTPETKKALSTLRSISLDQSYRQVENLTEKVEGLKQRFGLSSTQKLVHSAHLEMEKLLDSAVYTLELFLQSSTRLQPSQKPVRMDRAKERVLKQLDYDSRVVQRRLYQEALQEITLPALTRRMDSKWKTELQQFEQYIFSDYSSFILVHNIYDDVLRNLLSKEIDTALQDATSKKSNNLLLDTSDLAISQYSLLGQTPPRSSPGSPAIHARDSTSAAPSEEPAPVVVEGGQTATALQSDPEVSEGAKSDIGTTQNSDQSVVCPSPGIVVTQQADEPSTEEESCFEETQEEVQPETDAPSAIADTTDPDAGQEVGTPDASVDPESSNPIPDSPTPSSPPSTDVPAECAQNDKSAAPENCAAPDRSTSDQETEGVTDQHICASSTPPPCTDGPMKMSLGSLSEAIGSDASKPPVMQTVPTTDRAVYLTGEMKDNWEVERVREEKQREAVEDEEVDEKIKEEKVETETGEGKEEELEGGRAEGQMGSKAPTGGEPDDDGCPSPGSPAESATCLTTEQREPEENVDDEGKGGELQTEQRKEDEEEAEERDHTEQEERTEGEEEEEEVPQSPQTMVLQPESAAELPLDSVALIRELVTEITEVETVISPCTDRSHTP